The Melopsittacus undulatus isolate bMelUnd1 chromosome 9, bMelUnd1.mat.Z, whole genome shotgun sequence genomic interval CGCCTCCCATACAGCCACGCCCCTTCTGGGTTTGCCTGGCCCCGCCCACTCCCGCGCACAGCGGCGAGAGCCCATTGGCTGTCGCTGAGGAGGGGCGTGGCCTGAGGGCCCCTCAGCGGGGCCACCGCCTCCCCTCAGCCGCCGCCGCGGGAGCCGGTACCGGGCTCTGCCCGGCCGAAGGGGCCTCAGGGACAAAGGGCTTCCATCGCCCCGACACAACGAGCCCCGGCGCTTAACGAGTCACCCCCAGGCTGCTGCCGTGCCAGATGTGATGGATGCTGCCGCCAAACCCGCTGTGCAAAACTGGGCTGAAAATTACATAGCCCTGAAGGAATCATGGCGTTTGTCGCTGTATTGCACAACGACGTGACTTTGGTGTGCGGTTTGACGAGCTTCGCGCCGAGGTGTGAGTGTGAATCGACGGCCATGCAGCAGGTGGGGTGCACGGGGAGCAGAACCCGATACCAAACCCGGTTTCTATGTACTTAGGAATCATCGTGTACAAACAGCAAGATACTGCACAGCTCCCATTGACAGAGCATGAGGGAACCAGGACATCAGGGAGATTCAAGAATGTGACAAAAGAGTAGTAGTTATCAGTttccagagcagggaagaaCATACCATTCCAGCTGAGAGCCGATGGAGACGAAAGCATCCTCAGGCAGAAGAAGTGCCTGAAGTGATATGATATGTGTAATGTAAACTGAGCGCTGGTGTGgtgatttttattcctttgaagCTGGAAGCTCCAGCCATGAGAAGGGCAGAGGCTGTGTAAGAGACAGAGGCATTTCTCCCCCGCACCCCAAGAACTGACTGCAAAGAATCCTCCCTCTGAATCAAGGGTAAGTTCTGTCAGTAACAGCCCTGCGGAGGGACAGAATTAATGCCCCCATTTTCCTCACTCACACTGTGACTTTTGTCTTCCCCAGATGTGCTGGTCTCTGTTGTGTTGCTGATGAGCAAATGTGCAGTTAGTCTAACAAGTGACTTGCTGTACATGCAGTGATCAGCTGTGTGCACTGAACACAATTACACAGCCCTATGGCCCAttgcctacaagaaagctggagacaGACTTTTTATAAGGGCATGCAGTGACATgtcaagggggaatggctttaacctgacagaggggagatttagattacacattaggaaaaacatcttccctgtgagggtgctgaggcgctggcacagggtgcccagagaagctgtggctgccccatccctggcagtgttcaaggccaggttggatgaggcttggagcagctgctccagtggaaggggtccctgcctgtggcaggggttggagctggaggagctttaaggtcccttccaacacaaaccagtctgggattccatgttTGGAAATCCCAGACAAAAGATGAAGTTATGCCTTTAGCACCCAGTGCCAAATTCTTTGTGGAAAAAGAGGATGCATGAAGGATGTGCAGAAGCAATACAGGAGCTGCAGGGTAAAGCAAGCTCTGAGGAAGAAGAAGCAGCACTGGCTGGGTTGCACAGAGAACAATTTGCTGTGTGCCAGGCATGCCCATcacttttcctcttcagctAGCCGAAGCTACAGCTCCCCATTAAAGACACAAAGCTGCTCTGAAAGCTTGAACCAGGCTTTCCCTCCCACATACATTTCTGACATTTCAGAGGAACATAGTTGGTTCAAGTCCCATGTCCCTAAGTACCATTAAACACCTATTCTCTTTGTTACAATCCATCAGACTCTCACACTCCCAcccacccccagccccaaaAGTGATTActttatgaaggaaaaatggAGATGCTGATCAGTCCCCAGGATCTGGCAGCACGGTCACAGCTCCCCAGCTGCCAGCTGCCCCTCTGGACCTTTGCTCCTTAGCACAAGGCTATGCTCTTTGTGGTTCACTGTACACAGAGCCCAAAAGGGCTCTCATGAGGAGACAATCTCTTACTTGCTCCTCtccacacacaaaaacccccaTGCTGTTACCACACTCTGCCCTCTGAATTGCTCTTCAGGTTCGAGTTCACTGAACAGTATTATCATCCCACTGGTGATGTGAGAGACATTTTAACTGCACTCAGATTGCTTCTACCAAAATCCAGTTTTGGTGACTAAGAGCATTAAAAAATACCCCAATTTTCCTTTGCTCCAACCCACTCCTGACTCAAAACACTAATCCCCTTTAAGCCCTTCCTCCAGAACCAGTCCCAACCTGCAGCCCCTTCTGCCTGGCAAAAAACACACACCCGcaagcttcatttaaaaaacagcaaaaagcccCATGAGAGCATGCTGGAAGAGTGGGTTTTCcttctgccccacagcagggtGGGCACAGGGGGCTGGCTGCAGGGTCTGCCTTGGCAGCTGGGCAGGAAGAGCTGCTGGTCACATTACAGTGCTCCTCTTACTGCACTCACAGCCCTCTGGAGTGACAAGGATATTGTAAAACCACCACGGGCCACCACATTCAGGTACATCACATTCAGGTATCACAGATCACTCCTCAGGGAGGAGTTCTGATAGAGCTGAACAAAAATCTTCCACAGTTCTTACAAATAAACTAGAAAAAACCTAGCTCTGAAACATTATAGAGCTGAAAACAGCATCACAAAGAACAAACATATTGAACAAACTGAATCAGTTCTTGATTTCCATTTGCTATAaactttctgaaatacatttaaatccATAAAGGAACCTCTATAAAAGCCCTTGTTCATGTCTGGTGCTAAGCAGGTTCGCTAAGTTTCTTACGTAATTATTACGATAATCACAAGGTTAGCAGCTGCTTATGCTGCTTTTGATTTCCTTCTCAATCTTCCTCCCCTCCAAGCAGGGGATGAGAAGGGTGAAAAAAGTCATGAGGGATATCTGACTCGTCTATAGCATTGAGGGCAGTAATTCAGGGACAGAAGGTTGGCTGCACCCACCCCACTTTAAATCTGACTGTTCCTTTCAAGTTTTCAGTTTGTCAGAGCATTTAGAAAGATTAAGGGCTTCATCACCCTCACTGGGACACTTACAGTTTTGCCAGCAGCAGTCTGCTGATGTTTAAGGATCTGCTTTTGAACAGACAACAAGGAAGTATTTGTTTTTAGAAGGTATTTTGTGAAAGAAACTGTCATTTTCAAACAGGTAGTTGGAATGAAATcaactggagcacctccagcTTCTGACCAGGCTTAGAATGTTTCAGCATTCAGAACTCAAGCattaatacatacatatacacacataacCTGATGCTGACACTACATTTAATTGCTTTTGTCCTGTATTCACAAGCAAcatttgcctttcctttctgaGTGGAAGGAATGGCAACTTTCCTCTTCAGAATGCACCCACTGTTAGAAGCCTGCAGTGGCCTCATTAGAAGTTATTTCCATGGCCACTACCCTGTTTGTTTTTGAGTTACTAGTGGTTTCTCATGGAGCAGTAAGAACTCAGAATAGCTTAGCATGGGCCAAGCTCAGGCCACTGCCACCCGTTTTTCTGTAGTTCATGTCTATCAAAGGGCTTCCTGTTGTTCTTACTGGGTTCCCTCTTTAACATATCTTCTGTGACTTGACTGCCGGTGGAATGAACCTGAGTCAGCACTGGCTTTCTCTGACCTATATGTGATGCGTAGGTCAGTACCCGGCCTCATTAGACCTGTACAAACTCTTGCAGCCTCCATCCCCACTGGCTGATGAGTGTCTGGGACACAGGGCTGGGCTAAGCCGTGCTGCCAGTGAGGCCTCTGCTCCCAGAAAGAGCAAGAACATAACTCTCAAAAGGTCTTCCCAAGCAGAACTTTCTTGTTGAGGAAAGCTTCATCTGACAGACCTCATTCCAAAAGTGAAACTCACCTCTTATAAACTTTGTTAGTAATCCATAGGTATGCCACAGAACACTTTTTCTTACACTAAAATAGCCCAGAAGAGCAGAAGCAACAAACTATTCATTGAGCCACAGCTGAATCACCAGGAAACATGCACTGAGTTGTCGCTGTGTGTTGtgcaaatcactgctgctactgcaAAGACACCTGACCTGGCTGAGTGCTCAAACACATCTGTACAGCTGTGCCCATTTGTTCTAACTTGTCTATCTGCAGCTTGTGCTACCATGACAGAGATTTAGCATAAAGCACTGAACAGATTGCATGTATAGACTGTGTTATAGCATCTTCCTGCATAGTGCCTTCAGGTGGCTCAGGTACCGCTCTTACTGCTTCAGCCACACCTTCTGGCTGTGGGCTAAACATACAGCAGCACTAAGCTCTGTCTGAAAACAGTGCCATAATGGGGTGATGATTAATCCAGGATTGAGGGAATATACAAAACTGCCCTCCTAATTATTATATAGGCACAGCTAATTACAAGGTTTTTATCCTAATTGAAATTACTCTGCTGTCACTTCACATCAGGATTTTGCAAGGAAGGGCAGAAATAAAAGAACCCCGGTAATGGCTTGGAACAATGAATTCTGCCAGCTGCACAACACAGCACACAGAACCTACTCCTGGACCTTCAAAACTCCCTGTGAAGGATGAGATCCAGTTATTTTCTGGATACACACCTTCCAGCTCCTTTCAAAGTGCAGCTTGTCTATTTCAAACAACCATGTATCATGATAGCAAACAGATCTCTTTGCTACTGTTCTCATTGACTGACTTGTTCTTCTATAACTCTATGTGATGTTAAAGCTACTTCCTATCTTTAAGGTAACTATCTTAAGAAGAAGGTACTATCTTTACCTTCTAAGGTAAAAAGCATTATCTCTTTACACCAATAAACAACCCTTGGGTTTGTATTCTCTTATTTACTGTCTACAAGTTCAGCTTCAGACCTCTATTCATTTATTATGCCACCAAGTACAATTCAGTGAGGCTGACATTCGGCCTTTAAACCCATGCTCATACATCTAACCCATGCTTTTTAGTGATGCTGGATACCTAAATTCAGCCAGGTCTATAAAAAGGGTGCCCAGCTTCACATAGTtaaactgaagagaaacaaaacagaacaaaattctCAGTGTCTAGTGCTGGCAAATGACACCTGGAAGGACTGCACTAGCCCTTCCCCTTTAATCACACACTTGCCTCTGATTTTCATCAAGCTCCTGCAAGAAGTATAACCTGTATATATAAGAATCTGTGAAATTAAAGATTAAATAGTATAGACTTGAAAACTGGTTCTGATCTGTATGCATACTTCTTGACGTGGCTGAGTGTATGGGAATTCTTATCCCAGTTCTCAAGCCACCAGATCAAACTACTTCCCTGGCAAACGCATGTTATTCACTTTGCACTCTGAACAGCCAATATATAAAGCAGCAGCGGTCCTTTCCCAAACCACCTTCTGCACACTTTGTCTCTCTCACAGCTACTGAATCAGCACAGATCTTTCCTAATatcatttgtttatttggtCATATTATAACAGCACCTAATGACACCAAATGAAGTGTCATAAAGCAAATGTCACCATCCCAAAGATCTTTCAGTCTTAGCAGCTTATAATCAAAACCTCAAACTCTTTTACCATGGTTACTAGGCAGAAGGAAGAGCTGATACAGCCACAGCAGACTGGATGCTAAACACAATATAATCATTCTGAAACGCTCACCCAAAGGCAGTACATCACGAAGCAAACCTactgctcctctgcctccaaAGCTTCCACACAAGTGCTCACAGAGCAGGAGTTCCACATCTGATTTGCTTATCTGCTGGGAGAGAACTCTCTCTTATCACAGTGATACCAACAACCGTGTGTCAAGCCACACACAGATACTGATGTTTAGCTGTTTAGACAAGTGTTTTTCCTCAATcagcctttcctcttccttccaggaaaaaaaacaggcagcttttattttattccaaatatTAATTTGGAATAGTAGTTTGCATAATGCTATTGCCATTAACATACTGGTTTACAAGCACCTCCTGCAGCAACTGCCAGACAGGACAAAAACTGAAGGACTAATACCAGAGAAAATTCCATTAAGATACTTTTAGGGATAAGAAAGTAATTGCTCCATAGATGAttactaaaaccagaaaataccTGGGGAATGACGGGTTAAGGAGTCTGTAGAGAAAGGATAATTGGCTTGCACTGGCAGAATTAACAGCATCATACTTAATACATCCCTGTGCCTGAcccctttctctccttccctgcctgcaagCCAGTTCTAGCAGTAACAAGTAGCTGAAGCTCCAGAAATGCTTTTGGGTATTTCATGATAACCTCCCCATGGAAAATGTTACTACATGtaactgaaatgtattttaaatgcatcacctggctgcagagccacaTTGTATCATAATAAATCTAATCCTCCTCATTTCCGTGGCCCCTGCTGTTTGTCACATTGTCTCTGCATTCTATCTAGActttataaaaaagaaacaaagaattcaAGGCCAATATTTCTACCCGTTTGTTAAAATGACACCTAATGGTTTGTGTGTGGACAAACTGCAAAACTCTGAGAAGtcagaaacaaaatcagaaagcatTACACAGGAAACACTCAGATCAATGACAGATTAAAAGAATCATTTGAGCAAAACATCACAAACACAGCTCCAGACTGAAAGCCACCGACTGGTTGTGATATACCAGAACAGACAGTGAAAGAGCAAAGCAGTGAATGAAATCAGCAGATGAAACTGTGATATTTCCTTTGCTTGCAGTTAAAGCCCACAACGCACGACAAGGGCTGTTAACATGGAGCCTGCAGGGGTGGCTGCACTAAGTCTTTACAAGTTTTCCAGATATACAGGAGAAAGCATAACGAGAAATGCTAACACTTTATTTGGCCTTGTACTCTGAGTACTTAGAGTGCAGGTTTacttttattaattaaataaattagaGATCAGTTCCCCTTGAGTATAATGTAGAGTACTGGCAGGGTAATAGCAAACACAGCACATGTCAGTGCACTGCTGTAAATAGAATTCCTCTTGATCTGCGCTTCCAGTCTCCGCTCGGTATCACAGAGCTCTAAAATCACATCTCTTGCAGCAGAAGCCTGGCTCTTACCTTCTGCTGAAGACCTTGGCATGGCTCTTTCCGTTGTTCTAGCATGAACAGCAAGTTTAACGCTCTGCAGCTCAGACACCATTTGTGCTACACTTTCCTGCAGACTACGAAACTGCTGTTCTAAACTCCCTAGGCATGAACTGACTTGCTTAGTGTAGTTGAGCTGTTCgtttaaaggaattaaaagagCATCTATATTTATGGAGTCACCTCTGTCTTGTCTAGGTAACAAAGCACCTTCTTTCATTTCCTGTGAGGTCCTTGTTTGAAGCACACTTTTCAGGTCTGCTATGACGTCGCTGAGATCCTTCTGCTGTAAGCTGTGGCTGGAGGCCTGTTCTCTAATGGCTTCTTGCAAATTCACTGGGCCCTTCTGTGCTTCAAGCACCAAGACTTTCAATTCTTGCAGCCTCACTCGATTAACATAGGTGGAACCAAGAACACCTATAATGGCTCCCAGTACAGAACCAATAATAGACCAGTTCTTGGTTTTTTCAGCTCTTGTTCGCTCTTTCTCATGGCTTTCCCTTACAGCTGCAGAGAAGAGTGagaatttttctctctcagattCTTCTGCATTTAAATAGGCAGCTCGGTAcctcttctcttcctgcaaGAAATACAGTGATTTGAAGGAGAAGATATAGTACAAAGCTATAAAGTCTACACTAAAAAACCCTccacaaccaaacccaaagcccCAGCGCAgataaaagaatggaaattgTGAACATCCACTAGTTCTGTTTCAGGAATTTCCCTTCTaatgagggatttttttaattaatcctACTTAAGTCGACAAGACATCATTTTAAGTCAAAactgagaaatgggaaagatcAGCAGGAGAAGATACACAACACAAGAATCTGTCACATGCTAATGACAGAAAAGAGGTACGAGGGAGCAAGAGCTTTCCCTCCCCACATACACTCTTTCAGCCCTGCTTGCTTCTCCAAACACCACCTTTACCACACTTCCCTCTGTCAGTTCTAAATTCCTTAAATGGGAACtgaaagcagcactgggaaggaTGTTTCAGGTAGGTTCATCTCATCAACATACATGCTTCTTACTCCTCTCCATTCTCTTTCTTATCCAGTTTGCAGACAAatgtcttcccttcctccctgcatCTCCcagaattattctttttccaaaTGTATAGACCACCTTATGGACAGCAGTGACTTGAGTTCTACCCTTCTTCAGTCATAAGTCCAGTCTTCTTTATCTCACCCGCACAGATCTGATCCCTTATTTAGACAACTACAGCTCCCTAGTTCCTTCCTGGTGTTCCACCCTCTACCCAGGAGCCCAGTTTAAGCTCAGACATTGGTACCCTCACCTTGCCTGAGCTTTGCCACAGGTGTACCTGCTTCCATCCTCTTCCCTGATGTTCCTGTGGGTTCATCTGGATTTCCCGGATTGACTTTATTGCCACCTTGTCTTTATCTCTGATTGACTGACTGTTAACAAACATGTCCCTTTCACCAGCTGCTTGGCTCATCAGCTGAGGTGCTGCTGTAGGACTGCCCTacagcagcatctcagctgCTCCCACCTCCATCTTCCTGCTTGCCCCCTCtcacagagcagccctgttCTTGCTGCTCTCTGACAAAAGCTTTCCTGAATTGCCTGGGTGTCACAGCcacacagaaagcagctgagaGTCTTCACAGATTAACCACCAGAAAGGAGCTCCTCTCATCACATGGAAGGTCAATTAATTGAATCACCACAATTCACTTTCTAGGCTCACTATCTTCAGCTTTCTTCTCCAAATTTGCTACACCATTTCCACATTAATATATACAATTAGCACAGATCAAACCATCAATTTAAAACTAGTATCATAATTAACTGAGACCACTGAACTTCAGAACTGAACTGTACCTACAAAAACAATGACTAGTGatggaaagaaagcacagaTTTTCATCATATTTGCCAGTGCTAAAGTACCAATGAATTGCATGTTACCTGCAGCAACCTGTGTTCCAGAGTGGCCAGTTCTAAATACTGGGTGTCATCCCGTGAGACCCTATCTAAGCGGTCCCGAATTTCCTTCAGTTTGATCTGTTGGGCTTCTACATTTTCACGAGCCTCTCGTACTATCCCTCGAGCTATCATAAAGACATTTTCAGCCTGAAAAGAAAGAGTATTTCTTTTAGAGACTTATTACTAGACACATCTAAATCAATACATCAATTCTGGGGGGgacaaaaaaccaacccccaacaaaacaaaccatgcTCTATTTCAATCTAAGGCATAAACTGTCTCTACAAACATGCACAAAGGAGAACATATTCTTAGTATGTGCATACAGTCAGAACAAAAAACAGACATGATTCTTTTTGGAGGATCTTTTTTGCCTCACAGCCAGTGTTTGTACTTCATACTGCTTACACGTAAGTTGTAAGCGTCCACATTGTCTCCACATTTACCTCTGTCACTTTGCCCTGAGCCTCTCGAACCTCATTAATTCCAACAAACTCTTCGTATCTGTCCCACCAGCTCTTGCAGGTCGCAGACATCTTCTGAAGGGAGTTTTTTCCCATCACAGCCCCAGCCTCTGTCAGTCGATTCACAAGAGCTGAGGCCACTTCTAGTGCAGACTTGGCCTCAGGCCTCTTGGGTGCTGATGAGCAGTAAGTCCGCACTATGTGGACATTCATTTTTGGACTCCACTTTATCAACGAGTGGTGGTACTGCAGACCACAGGACACTGAGGACACACCCGACTTGTATTTCATTGGCCCCATGCCTTGAATTTAATCACTGAGCAAAAGTGCTACaaggatgaagaagaaaaagaatggcTGTTGAAGTATGGCTGGTTCATATCTCTTCAAATGACATGTGCATCAAACCCACTAAAACCCAAGAATGGCCAA includes:
- the CCDC51 gene encoding mitochondrial potassium channel, giving the protein MGPMKYKSGVSSVSCGLQYHHSLIKWSPKMNVHIVRTYCSSAPKRPEAKSALEVASALVNRLTEAGAVMGKNSLQKMSATCKSWWDRYEEFVGINEVREAQGKVTEAENVFMIARGIVREARENVEAQQIKLKEIRDRLDRVSRDDTQYLELATLEHRLLQEEKRYRAAYLNAEESEREKFSLFSAAVRESHEKERTRAEKTKNWSIIGSVLGAIIGVLGSTYVNRVRLQELKVLVLEAQKGPVNLQEAIREQASSHSLQQKDLSDVIADLKSVLQTRTSQEMKEGALLPRQDRGDSINIDALLIPLNEQLNYTKQVSSCLGSLEQQFRSLQESVAQMVSELQSVKLAVHARTTERAMPRSSAEGKSQASAARDVILELCDTERRLEAQIKRNSIYSSALTCAVFAITLPVLYIILKGN